Proteins from a single region of Gasterosteus aculeatus chromosome Y, fGasAcu3.hap1.1, whole genome shotgun sequence:
- the LOC144391016 gene encoding uncharacterized protein LOC144391016 — translation MSSVQSKGETGDNHETNILPLLCKFMSERYPGSLNQIQKWVELGFPSKGSLSENQLEQLELQLRGKEKNDAAQHAGLSRRKQKKNVVCKADWEAFKMWKYESERRERQRLVAFNSLKTQDPTKSSETCTPSNPKTLYPCFYEFLRRLVDTDLDSPPPLTAPPAPAFMSPQSPRQEAAQTTFPRLDNSPPGGKPDSTSNTSQTTFSPTVTRSQAQQRRVLLREGKKTLFDPAASFPVEGAQGPMLVLRPWSDTDVTKAMSHVCSPKDNLAKWETDFQQFVRKYHPSMSELRRLMCRLLTHDYHKVQSVFNTTRMAARLKDPDCEHGTDMDIRSAVDALIVLVKEQFPLRLNLPIVTSMTQGPQETCSSFLGRLTTAFDTHSGLKRPDPMGAQPLMPYEVHLKEHFISRMRPELKRMVKRSCVTWKTCALADIPQHAEHAEDELHKKKDKLKGLEKAQYAIFTCLQCQQLPKANVEEEEVMEELVAEADQIGLTGVMIQACVTIVDNKDIGEQSVLST, via the coding sequence ATGAgtagtgttcagagtaaaggggagacgggtgataaccatgagactaatatcctgccactattgtgtaaatttatgtcagagcgttatcctggcagtttgaatcaaatacaaaaatgggttGAATTGGGGTTTCCTTCAAAGGGGAGTTTGAGTGAGAATCAATTGGAGCAGTTGGAATTGCAactgagggggaaggagaagaacgatgcagctcagcatgcaggcctgtcgagaagaaagcagaaaaagaatgtggtatgtaaggcagattgggaagctttcaagatgtggaagtatgagtcggagagaagggagagacagaggttggtagcatttaattcattaaagacccaagatcctacaaaaagttctgaaacgtgtaccccttctaacccaaaaacactttatccttgtttttatgagttcctgaggagattggtggacacggatctggactccccccctcccctcactgctcctccagctcccgccTTCATGAGCCCGCAGTCTCCAcggcaggaagcagcacaaacaacctttcctcggcttgacaacagcccaccaggagggaagccagattcaacctccaacaccagccagacgaccttttcacctactgtgacccgctcgcaggctcaacaaagaCGGGTCTTGCTCAGAGAAGGGAAAAAGACGTTGTTcgatcctgcagcttcttttccagtggagggggCGCAAGGGCCGATGCTGGTTCTCAGACCCTGGTCAGATACCGATGTGACCAAGGCAATGAGCCACGTCTGCAGTCCCAAGGACAATCTTGCTAAGTGGGAGACTGATTTTcagcaatttgtcagaaaatacCATCCTAGCATGTCAGAGCTGCGGCGTCTGATGTGCAGACTTCTGACACATGACTATCACAAGGTTCAGAGTGTGTTCAACACCACAAGAATGGCTGCTCGCCTTAAAGATCCTGATTGTGAGCACGGCACAGATATGGACATTAGAAGTGCTGtagatgctctcattgtgttggtaaaagaacaatttcctctgagactgaacctCCCCATCGTCACCTCTATGACACAAGGgccacaagaaacatgcagctcattCCTGGGACGCCTGACGACAGCTTTTGACACCCACAGTGGCCTTAAGCGACCTGATCCAATGGGGGCACAGCCCCTAATGCCATATGAAGtccatctgaaagaacattttataagcagaatgagacctgaacttaaacggatggtgaaaagatcatgtgtaacctggaaaacgtgtgctcttgcagacatccctcagcacgctgaacacgctgaagatgagttacacaagaaaaaggacaaactaaaaggtttggaaaaggcTCAGTATGCAATTTTTACGTGCTTGCAGTGCCAACAATTGCCCAAGGCcaacgtggaagaggaagaggttatggAAGAGCTCGTGGCAGAGGCAGATCAGATCGGACTTACGGGAGTTATGATCCAAGCGTGTGTTACAATTGTGGACaacaaggacattggcgagcagagtgtcctgagcacatga